Below is a genomic region from Pleuronectes platessa chromosome 5, fPlePla1.1, whole genome shotgun sequence.
CAACACGCATCTTCCTGCGCCAAGGTCACTCCCTAAaagaacaaaaatgtttttaactgtGCTAAAAGTCGAGGCTACACAGCTCCGGCTTGCAGAAACTCTCGTTTTTTGTTAAGTGTTGACCTAAAGAGCAGGTTCAAGAGAAACGGAGTGtgagaaagtgtgtttgttgtgtgttttagggTTTGAGCCAAAGCAAGACTTCGTGAACGAGTCCAAGCGGTTATACGACTCGGATCCAGCTGTGTTGCCGAGCCTGGAGCAGATCAATGAGTGGGTGGAGATGGCAACACAAGGAAAGATgactgacttcctgtctgctcTACCACCCAATGTGCTCCTCATGCTGATCAACGCTGTCCATTTcaaaggtgaagaagaagagaagagcaaTGTCTTCACAGCCACAGAATACATTTAGCTGAGAGTCCCAAAGAGAACAATCAATGAAATGACCTGTGCTTGCTAATTGTCTTTTGTCCTAATCTACTGGATGTTTGAGGTACTTTTCTGATGAAAGCTAAGACCCTATGTTTCCTACAGGTGAATGGAAAGCTCGATTTGACCCGCGCTTCACCTCCAGAGGCGTCTTCTACCTTGACGAGAAGCGCATGGTTGACGTGGAAGTGATGGAGGATGCCAAACACCCTCTGAGTCATTTTATTGATAACGATCTGGACGCTCAGGtgaaacataaacacatattCATAAAGGTTTCCTCGATGTTCTCAAAGATGCAGTTTAGAAATAAAATGTCGAACCCTGACGGAGCGgcatttcctctctccctccgcaGGTGGCGAGCTTCCCGTTCCAGAAGTCCATGAGCCTGTTGGTGGTCATGCCTTTTTCCGGCCACGTAAACGTGTCTTCTCTTAGTCCAAAACTCAATATCTCGAGCCTGTATGAGCGTCTGCCGAAGGAGAAGGCGGTTCAAGTTAAAGTCCCGAAATTCAAACTGGACTATGGTCAAGACCTACAGGAGGTTTTCACCAAACTTGGTAggacatgtttatttttgggTAACTTCACAGATCAGAATGTTGTTGTTCAGTAAAGCTTCTGGAGACTGaatatacacatatattacATCCCCTGAGCTGAGCCTGTGCTTTCTCCTCTGCTAGGCCTGGGAGAGCTGTTCTCCAATCCCAACTTGTCTGACATGGCGGACGGCCCCCTGCTGGTGTCCAGCATCATTCACAAGTCAAGCATGGAGATAAACGAGGAGGGTGCAGAGGCTGCTGCAGCCACCGCCGTGGTCATCTCCCGGGCGTCCATCCCCGTTTTCCACCTCACCCAACCCTTCTTCTTTGCCATCATGGACGATAAGACTCAAGTGCCGATCTTCATGGGCACCATCAACAACCCCAACCCCGGAGCTCCTgtcctgcagagaggagaagctggaaacacgGATAAAGTGGGATACCCAATAGATAAGAATCACGATGGCTCACTCGGAGGCCCACCTAAGTAGGGACTGATGACCTGCCCCGGTGTCACAGTGAAACTCAGACCAAGACCTTCACGATGGTACAGATTAAATGTACAGTACAATATCACAAGTCTTCCCTTCGATCGGCAAATATtcctataaaaatatataattttcctGGATTAGATGACATGTCTGGGTTCAGAGACTAAAGAAATGGTTTATACCCAGAGTAAATTCTCTACTAGTCTTTTATTTGATATCTTACATTTCCCATGGTGTCAGCTTGTGAGTACAAAATGAGAAGTGTTACAGCATCAGTATGCATGCAGCCgacttttaaaatgtgtaatgTAATGGCATAATAAACTGAATTGATCTGGATGACACAGACGCTTATGAGTTTTACTGTGAACTATCTTTAATGGAAAATAGAGGGGTTGTACTTGAGTAGACAGGATAACATGTGTAATTCAACTGGGCAAAGTGGGAAATAAGATAACTTTGGTGAACTGTAGAGAACAGGTAAATTCTTACATGGGTATTTCCAGCTCAAAGCCAGTAATCTGTGGTTGTACATAATataattgtatttataaaatcatgtaatgatgtcagtgttttaattctttaaaatatatcataacattttcacagtCAAGTTTCCAACTGAGCTTAGCATGTGTTCAAATGTGTGTATTAATTAAATTGAAGCATCCACTTTACCATAAGTGGAAATGCATTGATTTAAGGAATACATATGTACTCTTACATATGGATAGATACAAACTTAAATAGATGAATAACAGAAAATCTGTTGAAAACTAGAGTAAGATAACAAAACAGAAGGAATATAATTCCCatgtatataatattaataatgactatataatataatattgtctttataaataatatatatatataggtatatatagatacagtctatgtttttaagttttaacaAGACCCTCAGTCTCTGCGTCAGTTTCCCTGCGTGCTGACGTCAGATCAGTGACCGGAAGCGGAAGCTGCAGGGCGGGCACTGAGGACGTTTGGCGGGTTTGTCGAAGCTGTTGGCGCCACCGACACAACACACGGATCATCGTCGGTGGAGGAAGTGAACTGTTCACCGAGCCGCGAACATTCCTGTGAATTCGTCTTATTTCGGTGCTCAACCTCCTCTTCGCAGACATGACGCAGCTCACAGAAGGAGCCATAGAGGTGAGGTCCCTGTCAGCAGCTGGAGACATGTCTCTAAATAAAGAAGCGACCAGTAGAAAGATGGCCTGGTCCAGTGACTCACTGTCTTTGTTCAGCTGCAGGAGCTAACTGTCGTTTGTTGACAGCCTCACCGTCTGTAATGTCAATATACAGCATTAGCTTAGATGCTaacttttgtttgttatttaaaacGTCAGGCAgcgttttattgtgaaactaaGCTTCGGTGCTAGTTTCACATTTGATATTGATGAAACTAGTTTTGGCCCTCATGTGTAGACAGAACATGTTCTTATGCTAATGTCTCAAACTTATGATTTCATTGTGATTTGACGCGACACATCTTGTGTTTCCAGATCCTGTCAAATGGCTCAGGAGTGAACGACGCTGTGCTTCAGTTGGTGGTGAGTGATTCATAGAACCCAGCACCTCACATTGTTTCTTCAGCCGAGTTGTGACATCACTGCAGCGCCTCCTGTACGTGGAACCAACAACCGCTCAGATGATCAGTTTACAGCAAAGTGGAGCTGCATCATTTAGTTTCCTCAGGGCGCAACAGCTGCTGGGAAATGATGTGTAGCTTTTTAATTCGAGATAATACAGTTTGCAGCAGGTTCGGGTTGGACTGTGTCAGTTTACACAAgatcatcatcaacaacaacagtgaTGCAGGAAACACGATACTGCAAACTGTATGAGacactcagctgctgcaggtttattcacaacaacaaaacaagagatgttgtgtttgtgtcatacatcaaaactaaacaaaagaAGCCCACTTATAGGATGAAGAACCACAATATCAGAGACAGGCAATAGATGGGAAGTGAATCTTTTCAAACCTCTGAGCAGTGTcgcttgttttgtctcttttcagAACATTCGCAAGATCGAAGGTGGAAGTGGTCCGGCTCGCTTCAGGGTGATGATGAGTGATGGGCTGCACACACTGTCCTGTGAGTTTGGATTCACTGACCGATTTTAAGATTTCATTTTCCAATGTGTATcgtttattttgtcattatttattCAAACCTTAGATATTTAGGCAAAGTAATGCAAGTAATCCTCCCTTTTCAAGAAGGCCTTGATTACAATACAAATTGACAAAGTAGGAAACATTCATTCACAAAGACAACTttatgtatatactgtatataatgtACGATATATTAAGTTCATAAAAACAGTACATTTATATAATAGTTAATTTTACTGAGCGATTGTCAAGAAGTAAGTAGGGAGTATCTGATGCTATTGTtctcttttcagtttgttgtcaTCATGTGTGGAGCATGACATTTAAAAGCCAATATCTCAATCTAACATGATTTTAAAAGTGCCACACAGGTTTATCATTCCCTTGTACCATTTTATAAGGATGCCAAAGTTCTGACAGTGAAACATCACATTTCTGTActtttaaaagtttaatttaaatggtttgaggtgTAGGGTGTGTGTTCAGAGCCCCCGAGTTGAATCAAGCTGTGTGACCCCGACTCTCTGCTCCTTCTTTCAGCTTTCATGCTCTCCACCCAGCTGAACTGCATGGCCGAGGACAACCAGCTGGCCCCCAACTGCATCTGTATCCTCAAGAGGCACGTGACCAATAATCTCAAGGATGGACGGTAAgtcatttttaataaatgtgctgttttctttattttatttttgcacagCTAAGAATGAGAAGAAATTTACGAGTTGTacaaagatttattttgttgttcatGGACTTTACTGATTACAGGCGTGTGGTGATCATTTTGGAAATCGAAGTAATCAAGTCTGCCGATGAGGTTGATGGGAAAATAGGAGACCCTACTCCATACACAGAGGGTAAGGCTTCAGGACCCTCGCCTGAATAATAAGTGCTACCTACAGATTCATTTATCTTAAAGCAGCGCTGAATGAATAAGCTGATGAGCTGATATTTACATAtacattaaatatacatattagGTTTTACTGCCAGTGGAGTCATTGCTGATGTCAAATCCTCTTTGTAGGTAACGCTAAAGTCCAGCAGGCGGCTCCAAACATCGAACCCCGTGCTCCACTGCTGCAACAAAATAGAAATGAAGGTGAGAGCCAGTTATTTTCGCTCTTGAACATGAATTAAAATGGACATGCAATGGTCAGAATTCGAAGtgtgtggaaaaacacatttcatagtCGAGTGACTTCATAAAGATCCACCAGGTGGCAGTATTTCTCTACTGCTTTTGTCAGAATTACTTGCACCAAAATGCAAAAACCTTTTCAATTTTAGCTTTCAAGTGTTATGACATCCACAGTTGATGAgtatctctctctgcctgttgcttttgtttacattttggaGACAAAGTAGAACACACAAAGTCTTGAGCACCACTGACCCCCAGGAGAGTTTACATCAACTCTCTGATCATACAGATGTATTTATGCTGTTAGATGTTAAGTGTAAGCAGTGGATCAGAGCATAGTAAATAACCTGGACCAGGAGAGATGTGCAATCCGGCTGTCGGAAGGCTTTTTGCTATCTTCTAGTTTCCGTCATAGCAGGTATTCATCCCGCTAATCTACAGGGTGGGAATTGAGGTTGTGGCAAAGCACCCTCCTCATCAGCACAGTCATTGTTCATTTCTCTGTGTGCGCTGCTTGATCTGGGGGCTTAATTACCAGAAGTGCAGTGGTTGGCAAAGCGGAAGGACTTAAGTGGACACTTTGAACTTTAATCCTCCGCGTGAGACGCACACAAATCAAATGTGCAGCGCCTGTTCAAACGGAGAAATCTCAAAGTCAGGCCGCGCCGCTCTCCTGGGGAAGAGCAGCTCCGGTTTGTTGCAGCGTTTCACACTCTGGCCCGATTCTGTGAAATGTGAGTCATCCTTCTCTCCCTAACGCGGGATCACACGTCTCCAACAACCGGGTTTGATGCGATTTTTTTGATTTCCGTTAGTCAATTCATCCTGTTCGGTTCAAGTTGACGGTTATGAATTTACTTAAAGTCCTTTTTGTCTTTTGAAGAAACTTCCCTCATGAAGTGAGATAATTACAATGATCACAGTTGCAATCCAAAGAAATTGGATTTATGTAATTCAACTGTGATGAATAATGTATgtctcccttccctctctcttgaCTTCTTTCCATCCCGGCGCTTCATGGATCATTTATTTCCCGCTTCGCTCCCCCAGCAATGAACAGAGGTTCCAATAGAGACTTCGGGAAGAAGGCCCCATCTGCTGTGCCCAGTACTCCAGGGGGCAGCTCCAAAATTGTACCCATCGCCAGCCTCAACCCGTACCAGTCCAAGTGAGTATGTTACGTCCTGTCAAAGCTTGTACGTGTGGAGCAGTAACGACACATTGCTGCATTACATTACtgcagtaaaaagaaaacacaacgagGGACTAAGCACCAACGAGACCTTGGTGAGGTGTTaaaatttaaatgattaaatttgATGCTATACTCTAGTCCTGCCACAGATGCAATGTGCCACTGAATCAGTTCTGCTCATTGCAAAGCCGTAGTTCTTTAATGTGGTATGAGATTCTATTTCACTGGAAGAAATGGTGTAAAAAATGATATTGAGGTGCTGGTTTATGTCGTGTGATGAGTAACAAAGATTGAACAGAAACATGAAAGTTGTGATGGGATCTCAGTGCTTGGTTTTTTCATCTAATGAACACTGAAAGTTTCTATTTtccaaattattttttaactatCCCCAAATACGCAAATGTCCGACTTCAAAAAAATCTATGTAACAGCCAGTTTAATGTCAAAAAACGGCATTGGTGGATATATATCACCATCACGTTGCTCTTCCACACGTCGGAGGAAGGTAGAAGAGCTCcttgaacatttcaattagaCCGTCACCATTACTGGATTTGATTCATACAAACACATGTGGAATTGGAAAGGCAAAAATGATGAGATCTTTGTTTATTAACTTTGCAGCAATGTATTTCACAAACAAGTTAGCGGCTTGCTGTGCAGCCGCAGCTTGACTCTGCAGCACCATCTGCTCAGCGGTGATGAGCGCTCTGCTACATGTGCTGCACACGGCGCTGACAGAGCAGCGGAGCGTGAGCTGCTGGACAAACTCTGCAATGACACCGTTTCTAAATCACCCCCCGAAAATTCCTTTTCTGTGTTATGATCGggaaaaagttttcatatcgaACAAAATGTAATCTGATACCGAGAGGTTGGGTTCTATTATGACATGAATGGCAAGAGAAAGTGAGAACAACTGAGCCACAGTGGGACCATAAAGGTTTTTCTCACAGAGGTTAAAATACCAGATACATTTTACCAATTGAAGAACAACCGTGCAGGACTCGTACAGAATAAGATTTATTTGCCATAGAGGAAACCATTGGCCAAACCTGTGCTTTTCTTCCCAACGAGTGATCCTGTTGCAGAGATGGCACGTAAATGATAAAGATCACTGTACCAAGGGCCACTAGGGGCATGTTATGGAAAGGTTGAGTTTCTGAATTAATAAACGAAAAACGTAACTTGAGCCTCGTGTGCGTGTGACAGGTGGACCATCCGCGCCCGTGTAACCAACAAGGGCAGCATCCGAACATGGAGCAACTCTCGCGGTGATGGCAAACTCTTCTCCATGGAGCTCGTGGATGAGAGCGTGAGTGTCCCAGTTTCACGTTATGCACATCGAGCGTTGTGCATGTCCTGACTTTTAATTTCAAATGCTTTACTTGATGACAGGGGGAGATACGAGTGACTGGTTTCAACCAAGAGGTGGACAAGTTCTACACCCTGGCCGAGGTCGGCAAGGTGAGATGATGCTGCAGATAGCGCTCCAGGGTTGATCACCGGGTATCCAGGGTGTCCCGGTGATCAACCGAAACTTTACTTTCACTGTGCCGTTAAAGAGCGATTTGGCCACAGACTATTCTATCAACCACTGCCAGCACTTTGAGTTAAAACCACAGAGACTGTGAATGAGTCATCTGGCTGAACTGTACCCATACAATAAGCAGCTTATGATCATCTGCCAGCCTGtgttgatccccccccccccccgactgtcTGAAGTCGTATCTTGTTTGCACCATTCAGTCAGGTGCAGCGCTCGCCCTGATCTCTGATTAACACGtgctgcatctgtgtgtgtgtgtgtgcgccaggTCTACTACATCTCCAAGGCCTCCCTGAAGATCGCCAACAAGCAGTACACGTCGGTGAAGAACGACTACGAGATGACGCTGAACGGAGAGTCCTCCCTCATCCCCTGCGAGGACAGCGGTGACGTGCCCATGGTGCAGTGCGAGTTTGTTTCCATCGGGGACCTGGAGAGCAAAGAGAAAGATGCCGTCGTCGGtaaggagcccccccccccccatcaattATCTACATTCAAACCCATCAGGCAGCTGTAGGgcagtttgtgtttacagaCGTGATCACGTGCAGCAGCAGACACTGAGAAGCTTGTCACAGCAAAACACAACCAGAATAATATCTACTGATGCTCTGCCCACGCTCTGCCTGCCCGCAGAGGGGCGCTGCACACAGCTCTACAATGACGCCACATGTTATGTTGTTATGAGACATGTTGAAATTTAGTGTTATGAATTGATGCCGGCCAAGTAAGACCCCATTGGGCTGCTACCGTCTtggtaattaatgggaaacaccgGCTCCAACATAACAAATGGCTAAGGTCACTCTGACACCACAGAACCTGTTTTTGGACCATAACTCATGACTTTACACACTAATGATGACAACCCTCCTCACACCTGTCTAATTTGATAAAATGATGTCATTTCCCTTTGACATCATGCAAAAATTAATTCTGGTCATTATGCAACAAGGTAATTCACAGCCTGTGAGCTGGGGATCATATTTCCTGCAACCTAACTGGTTTGTGGAAGCTTACATCAATGAGGAAGTAATGTTCAAGTTTTCATCACAGTTAAATCCATTTGAAATCCCTTTTCTCTGTGGTGTGGGGGCTTTTAGATGATTGATGTCGGTGATGCCACTCTCACcttaatacaaatatatgaatcTCTCTTCATCCATTGTGCTTGATTGCATTAGTCAACAAAGTGTGAtcgattaaatatgtttgtagaAACAATTAAAGCCTACTTCCCGGGTTCTCTCCTACATTATGGATGTAAGTAGCTGGTGTACAGACTGATGACCTGTATGAAATGAGTGAATTGCTTATTTCCCAAGAGGCAATTTGTGCCTGAAACCGTGGGACCTAGCGTGACCTGTGGGCGTAAACACCACAATGAATATTTATTATACGTATGCATGGATCAGCCACAACATTGAGAGCTTGAACTGGTTTTAATGCTTCTGCAGACCAGTGTTTATATGTGGCTTGTTTTGAAAGTTGTATTTTATAGTTTCAAATATTTTCACGGCACAAAATCAAGATTACACGCTTCAGCAGTCACTGTCaatacaggaagtgatgcaatcGATGTGCCACAATGTGAATCTGTCAGGAGAGAGAAAGTCAAATCCAAACGACGACTCCTGCTCATGTGTAatactgtttttttgtttttttatgcagATGTGATCGGAGTGTGCAAAAAAGTGGACGAGGTGACCCGCCTCACCACAAAGTCCAACAAAGAGGTGTCCAAGAGGACGCTCGACCTGATGGACATGTCTGCCAAGCTGGTGACTGTCACTCTGTGGGGAGAGGAAGTGAGTACGAGCTTGAGATGGAGAGTAATAACTACGTACACGGTGGAGACGTGGAGCTTTTTAAATGGCCGATGAAAATCAATACCGGCTCCATAATGCATCAGATGTGATGATTCCTTTTTGCCTCTCAGAACACCATCAGAAAACAAACTGTCTTTGATCGGTGAATTCGTCAAACTCTTAAAGAGATTTCAAGACTTATTTTGGATTGAATGATTTAAGCCGAACTAAAGCTAAAGCTCACATTCACAACGATGAGCACCTGCAGTACAAAAACCTGTTATAAACTCCACCTGTGTGAAGCTTCTTATCTTAAGGTTTTGGCGACGATTGGTTTCAGAGGGAATTTAATTAAACAGGTTGTTCAACACGTTTCTCCCGATCACTGTTCTGCAGTTTCCGAACCGAAGACGTTTAACCGTGCGCTCCGTTTTTAACGGAGGCAGTAATAGTCGAGTGAACTCCCTGTCACCGGGTGATGAAGTAGCTGCTCCTGCAGTTGACTTTTACCTGTGGCTCAGAGGGACTGTGCTGAGTTTGCCACCATTTCTCTCCTCCTGACAAGAAGCACAGtgttccctgtttgtttgttcgacAGTTACCTCTTTTCCAGAGGGACACGCCGAGGTGCATGAGCTGTGTAGTTTTTACAGAACAATGGCAAAGCCAAGCAGCAAGTGTCTGAGATATTTTTCCTCGACTCTGAATGCTTTTCtgtggcgcccccccccccctcctctctttccatTACTGCTTTACCTCAGTTTGTGTCCCCAGGTTATATcagtgaataaaaatgaaaaactatgAAAGGGAAAATCCTAGTAAATAAGTAATTATTGAAAAACAAGCTGAAAGTAATGTTGGAACTGAACTAAATCATGTGCTCTGCTCAAGAAGATATTTCCCTGAGTCTCAGCAAATTGAGCTTGCTTAAATGATAGAGTAAGATTGTGAACATGCTAAACATTATACCTGTTCAttattagcatgttagcattgtaATTATGGCCACAGACTGTTTTATTAAGATACAAAATGAAAAACGTCTGCATAGTTGTGGTCCTGGTGGGGAGCCAGTCAGGAGTTATCAAATAACCATCAAATAATGGAAACCAAACTTAATATACAAACCATTACCTCCTAAAATGGCAGGAATCATCGTCAAAAAATGACTTTAACAAGTTAAACGCTTTTTCTGACTTTAATTTGGTCCTATTCTCTAAGAAGGTGGAGCacaggtttatgacctgtactgcaaccagccaccaggggatgaTCAACAATTTTTGATTTAACTTTTAGGTAATTGCCAGGTCATCCATCTTTTCATACAGTCTGCTATGAGCACCTCTTTGCCCCACTGGAAATTAAACAGCACCACCAGCGTGTGAATTCTGTAAATCATTAATCTTTAATAGATGGCACTTGATAAACAAACCACAAACTAGAATCCAGTTAATACAAGTAGCAAAGTTAAAATCATTGTCTGTGGTTTGTCCTCTTCTGTTTCCTCGTGCAGGCGGAGAAGTTTGATGGCTCTGGACAACCCGTCGTGGCCATTAAGGGGGCGAAGGTCTCCGACTATGGAGGCCGCTCCCTCTCAGCATCCTTCAGCAGCACCGTGATGATCAACCCAGACATCCCCGAGGCGTATAAACTCCGAGGCTGGTGAGCGAGCGCCATAGATAATGTAGTGAAGTAAATGGCTTGTATATCATTGGAGTTGTATACTCATGACAAAGTGCTTTTACAGCAGGTGAAAAACACGGGtacacatttaacatttaatgcCACAGGGCTTATTTTTCTCCCCGGAAGCCAAACTTCACACAAGTATTGCTGTTGAAATTGAAGGGTTTTAACAGCGCGTTTCCATTTCCCAAGTTGCGAGAGTGCATGCTCTGATTCTCATTATCAAGATTAGCTTTCATCCATTAGCCACAAtgtgtatgtggggggggggtggacgtCGATGAGGCGTTACATATAAATGGAAATCATACTTGATCTGTGGAAaacacccttttttttttactcctctAATCGCCTTTGCAGATTAAATGAAATCCAGACTCATTTCTGTGTGATTATGTTGATTGTAGGATATTCTTTATCTTGATGCCTGTGTGCGGTTGCGTGGTTTGAGTACATATGCTCCGTCATGTTTGTTTTCCCTTTCCCACATAGAATGATGGGCAGATTATCCAAGATGTCCCTAAAATCTGTGTTTATCTGCACGTGTAGTCACTCGTACCGTGCTACA
It encodes:
- the serpinf2b gene encoding serpin peptidase inhibitor, clade F (alpha-2 antiplasmin, pigment epithelium derived factor), member 2b; its protein translation is MDLRLTLLLIYVCSQGVTRNEATEDVSIPLVPLIPLLPSQPIESVDNESTAQPESADTTKATVVATTSSPNTDSSEEMPEEGCQTIARSPESRQAMAASIQRLGLQLLQNLQTTPEQPNLIISPFSISLALSQLALGAVNSTEELLMHHLHNNTLACFHHSMHYVLEQLRNSDLQIATRIFLRQGFEPKQDFVNESKRLYDSDPAVLPSLEQINEWVEMATQGKMTDFLSALPPNVLLMLINAVHFKGEWKARFDPRFTSRGVFYLDEKRMVDVEVMEDAKHPLSHFIDNDLDAQVASFPFQKSMSLLVVMPFSGHVNVSSLSPKLNISSLYERLPKEKAVQVKVPKFKLDYGQDLQEVFTKLGLGELFSNPNLSDMADGPLLVSSIIHKSSMEINEEGAEAAAATAVVISRASIPVFHLTQPFFFAIMDDKTQVPIFMGTINNPNPGAPVLQRGEAGNTDKVGYPIDKNHDGSLGGPPK
- the rpa1 gene encoding LOW QUALITY PROTEIN: replication protein A 70 kDa DNA-binding subunit (The sequence of the model RefSeq protein was modified relative to this genomic sequence to represent the inferred CDS: deleted 1 base in 1 codon) — encoded protein: MTQLTEGAIEILSNGSGVNDAVLQLVNIRKIEGGSGPARFRVMMSDGLHTLSSFMLSTQLNCMAEDNQLAPNCICILKRHVTNNLKDGRRVVIILEIEVIKSADEVDGKIGDPTPYTEGNAKVQQAAPNIEPRAPLLQQNRNEAMNRGSNRDFGKKAPSAVPSTPGGSSKIVPIASLNPYQSKWTIRARVTNKGSIRTWSNSRGDGKLFSMELVDESGEIRVTGFNQEVDKFYTLAEVGKVYYISKASLKIANKQYTSVKNDYEMTLNGESSLIPCEDSGDVPMVQCEFVSIGDLESKEKDAVVDVIGVCKKVDEVTRLTTKSNKEVSKRTLDLMDMSAKLVTVTLWGEEAEKFDGSGQPVVAIKGAKVSDYGGRSLSASFSSTVMINPDIPEAYKLRGWYDKEGHAVDGQSLTEAKGGGGGNTQLEDTSSDVKTEHLGHGDKADYYTCIATIVYLRKENCMYQACPTQDCNKKVVDQQNGMFRCEKCDKEFPNFKYRLILSANIADYGDNQWVTCFQESAEAILGQNAAYLGQLKDSNETAFDEIFQQANFHTFIFRSRVKLETYNDESRIKATVMEVKPVDHKEYCKRLIMNIRKLAAQ